The proteins below come from a single Synechococcus sp. WH 8101 genomic window:
- the psaM gene encoding photosystem I reaction center subunit XII, with product MASSLTQAEVLIALVVAAHAGVLAVRLCVSLYRA from the coding sequence ATGGCCAGCTCCCTTACCCAAGCTGAAGTGCTGATCGCTCTGGTGGTGGCGGCCCACGCCGGTGTGTTGGCTGTGCGTCTCTGCGTCAGCCTCTATCGCGCCTGA
- a CDS encoding CRR6 family NdhI maturation factor, which translates to MSVLVSQEGIRRLDLTPLQDWLHTPLSERLAAGPVLELRYDWPRDGDDPRELSECPEPRLWALRADGRCPWLPLLLERQGGSLAQHVAMLVPHTFSRSEGLRFDPQALELWITHRLILLDTLARSERASQRGNLTLMAQSLGYELDPGFWQLLDQAP; encoded by the coding sequence ATGTCTGTTCTGGTCTCGCAGGAGGGAATCCGCCGCCTGGATCTCACGCCCCTGCAGGACTGGCTCCACACCCCCCTGAGCGAGCGCCTGGCCGCTGGGCCGGTGCTGGAGTTGCGTTACGACTGGCCCCGCGACGGGGACGATCCGCGCGAACTGAGCGAATGCCCGGAACCGCGACTCTGGGCCCTGCGCGCCGATGGTCGCTGCCCCTGGCTACCGCTGCTGCTGGAACGCCAGGGGGGCTCCCTGGCGCAACATGTGGCGATGCTGGTGCCCCACACCTTCAGCCGTAGTGAAGGACTGCGCTTCGACCCCCAGGCCCTCGAACTCTGGATCACCCACCGCCTGATCCTGCTCGACACGCTCGCCAGATCGGAACGCGCATCCCAGCGCGGCAACCTCACCTTGATGGCCCAGAGCCTCGGCTATGAGCTCGATCCAGGCTTCTGGCAGCTGCTGGATCAGGCGCCCTGA
- a CDS encoding TSUP family transporter: MELGDLLVVVPLGLLAGALAGLLGIGGGLIFAPLLLWMGLTPHQALATSTFAIVPTALGGTLSHVRRRRLPLRPGLAIGLAAFLAALVFSRLGRFAADWHLLGLQALLYLMLALTIQADAAASEEVDARPLPLAPLAAVGGVAGLAGGLLGLGGGLVMVPLMVRGLAVPIHLAIRFSTLAVACSSSAASLQFLGDARGVPVLGLALGAVAAVAAQWTASRLDRVGGARLAWMLRGLSLLLAIDSGRRAVMLALHQGA, encoded by the coding sequence ATGGAGCTCGGGGATCTACTGGTGGTGGTGCCCCTGGGCCTGCTGGCCGGTGCCCTGGCGGGGTTGCTGGGAATCGGCGGCGGTCTGATCTTCGCTCCGTTGTTGCTCTGGATGGGGCTGACGCCGCATCAGGCTCTGGCCACCAGCACCTTCGCGATCGTTCCCACGGCCCTCGGGGGCACGCTCTCCCATGTGCGCCGTCGCCGCCTGCCGCTGCGGCCTGGACTCGCCATCGGTCTGGCGGCGTTTCTGGCGGCCTTGGTGTTCAGCCGGCTCGGGCGCTTTGCGGCGGATTGGCATCTGCTCGGTCTTCAGGCCCTGTTGTATTTGATGCTCGCGCTCACGATCCAGGCGGATGCCGCGGCTTCTGAGGAGGTTGATGCTCGCCCGCTGCCTTTGGCGCCCCTGGCGGCCGTCGGAGGGGTGGCGGGGTTGGCCGGGGGGCTGTTGGGTCTGGGCGGCGGCCTGGTGATGGTGCCCCTGATGGTGCGCGGGCTGGCGGTGCCCATTCATCTGGCGATCCGCTTCAGCACCTTGGCCGTGGCCTGTTCCTCCAGTGCGGCGTCCCTCCAGTTTCTGGGAGACGCTCGGGGCGTGCCTGTGCTGGGCCTTGCCCTGGGGGCTGTGGCGGCTGTGGCGGCCCAGTGGACGGCTTCCCGGCTCGATCGGGTGGGCGGTGCCCGTCTGGCCTGGATGCTCCGAGGACTCTCCCTGTTGCTGGCGATCGACAGCGGTCGCCGGGCCGTGATGCTCGCCCTGCATCAGGGCGCCTGA
- a CDS encoding lipoate--protein ligase family protein, whose translation MALDRWLLERSVQQPDSGPVLRFYGWRGPWLSLGRHQGRLPEHWRTMAAAGSVSLVRRPSGGGAVLHAGGLTYALIWPQAPRHRRQAYGYTAAWLIDGFRRLGYPLQCGEQAAEAGARDCFATASPADLVDALGQKRIGSAQYWRHGHLLQHGEILIEPPPQLWMELFGGPAPDPLPGLSRKQLIQALQTSLEERWDPLRWIDKTLMLEEGELNPYRLETRPT comes from the coding sequence ATGGCCCTGGATCGGTGGTTGCTGGAGCGCAGCGTGCAGCAGCCCGACAGCGGCCCCGTGTTGCGCTTCTACGGCTGGCGCGGCCCCTGGCTGTCGTTGGGACGTCACCAGGGCCGCCTACCGGAGCACTGGCGAACGATGGCCGCCGCCGGCTCCGTGTCCCTGGTGCGACGCCCCAGTGGCGGTGGCGCAGTGCTCCATGCCGGCGGGCTCACCTACGCCCTGATCTGGCCCCAGGCGCCCCGCCACCGACGCCAGGCCTACGGCTACACCGCCGCCTGGCTGATAGACGGCTTCCGCCGACTCGGGTACCCGCTCCAGTGCGGCGAACAAGCGGCTGAGGCCGGAGCCAGGGATTGTTTCGCCACGGCAAGCCCGGCGGACCTGGTGGACGCGCTGGGGCAGAAGCGCATCGGCAGCGCCCAGTACTGGCGCCACGGCCATCTGCTCCAGCACGGTGAAATCCTGATCGAACCGCCGCCGCAACTCTGGATGGAACTGTTCGGCGGTCCAGCACCGGACCCACTGCCTGGGCTGAGCCGCAAGCAACTGATCCAGGCCCTGCAAACGAGCCTGGAAGAACGCTGGGATCCTCTGCGCTGGATCGACAAGACCCTGATGCTGGAAGAGGGGGAGCTGAACCCTTACCGACTGGAGACTCGGCCCACCTGA
- a CDS encoding site-2 protease family protein produces MGQGWELMRIRGIPLRVHPSWFVILMLATLAFQNQVASLPAAQASGPWLSWLLGLFTALLLFASVLLHELGHSLVALQEGVKVRSITLFLLGGVASVERECPTPMGALRVAAAGPLVSLVLAGLFLSSMHQASHVSPLLGNLVGQLGALNLVLALFNLLPGLPLDGGLILKALVWQWTGSQRKGIQVATATGRFLSLFAIVLGAWMFLRGGGIGALWLVMLGWFGLGASRSQSQILALQQVLRRVTVAEAASRRFRVLEADQPLRRLSQLRLAGADDSDGADPLGDWVLVTRDGRWVGYVTDAPLRDLPVQQWDRQRLADHLQPLTELPSIAETAPLWQAVPALESSPQGRLLVINRAGLPGGTLDRSDLGEAVLKAMALRLPPPLLQAARRQNTYPFGLPLVQAVEAMRASGLLEDDGTVQVGRVSSR; encoded by the coding sequence GTGGGTCAGGGCTGGGAGTTGATGCGGATCAGGGGTATTCCCCTGCGGGTGCATCCCAGTTGGTTCGTGATTCTGATGCTGGCCACGCTCGCGTTCCAGAATCAGGTCGCTTCGCTGCCCGCCGCTCAGGCGAGCGGTCCCTGGCTCAGCTGGTTGCTGGGGTTGTTCACGGCCCTGCTTCTGTTCGCGTCCGTGTTGCTGCACGAACTGGGCCATTCCCTTGTGGCGCTGCAGGAAGGTGTGAAGGTGCGCAGCATCACCCTGTTTCTCCTGGGCGGTGTCGCCAGCGTGGAACGGGAGTGCCCCACTCCGATGGGGGCCCTGCGGGTGGCTGCCGCTGGTCCGTTGGTCAGCCTTGTGCTGGCTGGGCTGTTCCTGTCGTCCATGCATCAGGCCAGTCACGTCAGCCCCCTGCTCGGCAACCTGGTGGGCCAGTTGGGAGCGCTCAATCTGGTGCTCGCCCTGTTCAATCTTCTGCCCGGACTCCCCCTGGATGGGGGATTGATCCTCAAGGCTCTGGTCTGGCAATGGACCGGGAGCCAGCGCAAGGGGATCCAGGTGGCCACCGCCACGGGCCGCTTCCTGTCTCTGTTCGCGATCGTGCTCGGAGCCTGGATGTTTCTGCGTGGAGGTGGCATCGGTGCGCTCTGGCTGGTGATGCTGGGCTGGTTCGGTCTCGGCGCCTCCCGAAGCCAGAGCCAGATCCTGGCGCTGCAGCAGGTGCTGCGCCGTGTCACCGTGGCCGAGGCGGCCAGCCGTCGGTTTCGGGTGCTTGAAGCCGATCAGCCCCTGCGCCGCCTGTCCCAGCTGCGGCTGGCCGGTGCGGATGACAGCGACGGCGCCGATCCACTCGGTGACTGGGTGCTGGTGACGCGCGACGGTCGTTGGGTGGGTTATGTCACCGACGCGCCCCTCAGGGATCTGCCTGTGCAGCAATGGGACCGCCAGCGCCTGGCGGATCACCTCCAGCCCCTGACCGAGCTCCCCTCCATTGCCGAGACAGCACCGCTCTGGCAGGCGGTTCCGGCGCTGGAATCCAGCCCGCAGGGTCGCCTCTTGGTGATCAATCGGGCCGGGCTGCCCGGTGGCACCCTTGATCGCAGTGATCTGGGAGAGGCCGTGCTCAAGGCCATGGCCTTGCGATTGCCACCGCCGCTGCTGCAGGCGGCCCGGCGACAGAACACCTATCCCTTCGGCCTTCCCCTTGTTCAGGCGGTTGAGGCGATGCGTGCTTCGGGGCTGCTCGAGGACGACGGCACCGTTCAGGTGGGCCGAGTCTCCAGTCGGTAA
- a CDS encoding phosphoribosylanthranilate isomerase codes for MSRSPLALKICGLTDPAQALAIAALGVDAIGVIGVPGSPRYLPERERRELFSTLQRHHPAVLRVWVVADLEDGAIAAGLSGPGRPTVVQLHGSETPERCLWLRRHHPTLQWWKALRIRQPADLDQLIRYAEAVDGLLLDAWSPEQLGGTGHRLDLHWLDTLQDRLPAGMPWWLAGGISAEWVPELRQRVEPHGLDASSRLETAPGVKDLQRVKELIDAIRPGAG; via the coding sequence ATGTCCCGATCGCCCCTCGCCCTCAAGATCTGCGGACTGACGGATCCGGCCCAGGCTCTGGCGATCGCCGCCCTCGGCGTCGATGCCATCGGTGTGATCGGCGTTCCTGGCTCCCCCCGCTATCTCCCGGAGAGGGAACGTCGTGAGCTGTTTTCGACCCTGCAGCGCCACCATCCCGCAGTCCTGCGGGTGTGGGTGGTAGCGGATCTCGAGGATGGGGCCATCGCAGCCGGGCTGAGCGGCCCAGGCCGCCCGACGGTGGTGCAGCTGCATGGATCGGAGACCCCGGAGCGGTGCCTCTGGCTGAGGCGACACCACCCGACACTGCAGTGGTGGAAAGCGCTGCGCATCCGGCAACCCGCCGATCTGGATCAGCTGATCCGCTACGCCGAGGCCGTGGATGGCTTGCTGCTGGATGCCTGGAGCCCCGAGCAATTGGGGGGCACCGGCCATCGCCTCGATCTGCACTGGCTCGACACCCTTCAGGACCGCCTGCCGGCTGGCATGCCGTGGTGGCTGGCCGGCGGCATCAGCGCCGAATGGGTTCCGGAACTGCGCCAGCGGGTGGAGCCCCATGGCCTCGATGCCTCCAGTCGCCTGGAAACGGCCCCCGGGGTGAAAGACCTGCAACGGGTCAAGGAACTGATCGATGCCATCCGCCCTGGAGCGGGATAA
- the folE gene encoding GTP cyclohydrolase I yields the protein MTSTLPASANGLSRETAPLLSQSMSERIRARLRSAGATFLANDNIADHILDGELEGLEQEVADRVRDLLRALVIDIENDHNTEETAERVARMYLHEVFKGRYHQQPKIASFPNVKQLDEIYTVGPITVRSACSHHLVPIMGNCWIGIKPGSRVIGLSKFTRVADWVFSRPHIQEEAVMILADEIERLCEPQGLGIIVKAQHYCMKWRGVREPQTSMVNSVVRGDFRHDPSLKQEFFELVRQQEALLST from the coding sequence ATGACTTCCACGCTTCCTGCTTCAGCCAACGGACTCAGCCGTGAGACAGCTCCCTTGCTGTCGCAGTCGATGTCTGAGCGCATTCGTGCCCGACTCAGATCTGCCGGCGCCACGTTTCTGGCCAATGACAACATTGCCGATCACATTCTCGACGGAGAACTCGAAGGGCTCGAGCAGGAAGTGGCGGACCGCGTGCGCGACCTGCTGCGTGCTCTGGTGATTGACATCGAGAATGATCACAACACCGAGGAAACTGCTGAGCGCGTGGCTCGCATGTATCTCCACGAGGTGTTCAAAGGGCGCTATCACCAGCAGCCGAAGATCGCCAGTTTTCCGAATGTGAAACAGCTGGATGAGATTTACACGGTCGGACCGATCACGGTGCGCTCTGCCTGCTCTCACCATTTGGTGCCGATCATGGGCAACTGTTGGATTGGGATCAAGCCAGGCAGTCGTGTGATCGGACTCTCCAAGTTCACGCGAGTGGCCGACTGGGTGTTTTCACGCCCGCACATTCAGGAAGAAGCGGTGATGATCCTTGCGGATGAAATCGAGCGACTCTGCGAACCCCAGGGGCTCGGAATCATCGTGAAAGCCCAGCACTACTGCATGAAGTGGCGGGGTGTGCGTGAACCGCAAACCAGCATGGTCAACTCAGTGGTGCGCGGCGATTTCCGTCACGATCCGAGCCTGAAGCAGGAATTCTTTGAACTCGTCCGCCAGCAGGAAGCTCTTCTGAGCACCTGA
- a CDS encoding SDR family oxidoreductase, which translates to MPSVLITGASRGIGHAAARQFAKAGWDLLLVARSEAALQSLASELSASGRNVRYRAIDLADPEAIAEGVAALLSEGLRPSVLINNAGAAWTGDLLAMPLERWQWLFQLNLTSVFQMCAAVVPVMRPSGGLVINVSSHAARHAFPGWGAYCTTKAALASFTRCLAEEERPHGIRACTLTLGAVDSPLWDSSTVQSDFDRRAMLPLEQAAAALLHLAQQPATQVIEDLTLMPATGAF; encoded by the coding sequence TTGCCCTCTGTTCTGATCACCGGAGCGTCTCGAGGCATCGGTCACGCCGCCGCGAGACAGTTCGCCAAGGCGGGCTGGGATCTGCTTCTCGTCGCCCGCAGTGAAGCGGCACTCCAATCCCTCGCCAGCGAGTTGTCTGCATCCGGGCGAAACGTTCGCTATCGGGCGATTGATCTGGCGGATCCCGAGGCCATCGCTGAGGGTGTCGCCGCCCTCTTGAGTGAGGGGCTGCGCCCCTCCGTGCTGATCAACAATGCCGGTGCCGCTTGGACCGGTGATCTGCTCGCGATGCCTCTCGAGCGCTGGCAATGGTTGTTCCAGCTCAACCTCACCAGCGTCTTCCAGATGTGTGCCGCGGTGGTGCCCGTGATGCGCCCCTCCGGAGGTTTGGTGATCAATGTGAGCAGCCATGCCGCCCGCCATGCCTTTCCCGGCTGGGGTGCGTACTGCACCACCAAGGCGGCACTGGCTAGCTTCACCCGATGTCTGGCGGAGGAGGAGCGCCCGCATGGAATTCGGGCTTGCACGCTCACACTCGGTGCTGTCGATTCCCCCCTCTGGGACTCGTCCACGGTGCAGAGCGATTTCGACCGCCGTGCCATGCTTCCTCTCGAACAGGCGGCGGCAGCCCTTCTTCACCTCGCCCAGCAACCCGCCACGCAGGTGATCGAGGATCTCACTCTGATGCCAGCGACTGGCGCTTTCTGA
- a CDS encoding acetyl-CoA carboxylase carboxyltransferase subunit alpha, whose translation MARRPLLEFEKPLVELEQQIEQIRQLARDSEVDVSQQLLQLETLAARRREEIFSNLTPSQKIQVARHPHRPSTLDFIQMFCDDWVELHGDRRGSDDQALIGGLGRIGDRAVLLLGHQKGRDTKENVARNFGMATPGGYRKALRLMDHADRFGLPILSFIDTPGAYAGLLAEEQGQGEAIAVNLREMFRLRVPIIATVIGEGGSGGALGIGVADRLLMFEHSVYTVASPEACASILWRDAAKAPEAAAALRITGPDLCTLGVVDEVLPEPAGGNNWAPLQAGEVLKEAIERHLGELDGLSVDTLREQRYRKFRAMGRVLSTGAASENDHAV comes from the coding sequence ATGGCCCGTCGTCCCCTGCTCGAATTCGAGAAGCCCCTGGTGGAACTGGAGCAGCAGATCGAGCAGATCCGCCAGCTAGCCAGGGATTCTGAGGTGGATGTGAGCCAGCAGCTGCTCCAGCTCGAAACCCTGGCGGCGCGACGCCGTGAGGAGATCTTCTCCAATCTCACCCCCTCACAGAAAATCCAGGTGGCCCGCCACCCCCACCGGCCAAGCACTCTGGATTTCATCCAGATGTTCTGCGATGACTGGGTTGAGCTCCATGGCGACCGTCGCGGCAGCGATGACCAGGCCCTGATTGGCGGCCTGGGTCGGATCGGAGACCGTGCGGTGCTTCTGCTCGGCCATCAGAAAGGACGCGACACCAAAGAAAATGTGGCCCGTAATTTCGGCATGGCCACGCCGGGCGGCTACCGCAAAGCGTTGCGCCTGATGGATCACGCCGATCGGTTCGGATTGCCGATCCTCAGCTTCATCGATACACCCGGTGCCTATGCCGGCCTGTTGGCCGAAGAGCAGGGGCAGGGAGAGGCGATTGCCGTGAATCTGCGGGAGATGTTCCGCTTGCGGGTGCCGATCATCGCCACGGTGATCGGGGAGGGGGGATCCGGCGGTGCGCTCGGCATTGGAGTCGCCGATCGCTTGCTCATGTTTGAACACAGCGTCTACACGGTGGCCAGCCCCGAGGCCTGTGCCTCCATCCTCTGGCGTGATGCCGCTAAAGCGCCGGAGGCAGCAGCGGCCCTGCGCATCACCGGTCCTGATCTCTGCACGCTGGGGGTGGTGGATGAGGTGCTTCCGGAACCGGCTGGTGGGAACAACTGGGCTCCGCTTCAGGCCGGTGAGGTGCTGAAGGAGGCGATCGAGCGCCATCTGGGCGAACTCGATGGGCTCTCAGTCGACACGTTGCGCGAGCAGCGCTATCGCAAGTTCAGAGCGATGGGGCGGGTTCTCTCCACGGGGGCCGCGTCGGAGAACGATCACGCTGTCTAA
- a CDS encoding long-chain acyl-[acyl-carrier-protein] reductase, with translation MFGLIGHSTSFEAARQKASELGFDHIADGDLDVWCSAPPQLVETFDVTSPTGQTITGAYIDSCFVPEMLSRFKTARRKVLNAMELAQKKGINITALGGFTSIIFENFNLLQHQHVRSTTLEWERFTTGNTHTAWVISRQVEINAPRLGIDLSKARVAVVGATGDIGSAVCRWLSQRTGVAELLLVARQPQPLLDLQNELGGGRILSLDQALPEADVVVWVASMPRTLEIDAASLRQPCLMIDGGYPKNLDARIAGSGVHVLKGGIVEFGSDIGWNMMELAEMEKPQRQMFACFAEAMLLEFESCHTNFSWGRNNITLEKMDFIGEASRRHGFSTLNLSAPVQVAAA, from the coding sequence ATGTTTGGTCTGATCGGACACTCCACCAGCTTTGAAGCCGCCAGGCAGAAGGCTTCCGAGCTCGGGTTCGATCACATCGCCGATGGCGATCTTGATGTGTGGTGCAGTGCCCCGCCCCAGCTGGTGGAAACGTTTGATGTGACCAGCCCCACCGGCCAAACCATCACGGGGGCCTACATCGATTCCTGTTTCGTGCCGGAGATGCTCAGCCGTTTCAAGACGGCTCGGCGCAAGGTGTTGAATGCCATGGAACTGGCTCAGAAAAAGGGCATCAACATCACGGCTCTCGGCGGCTTCACCTCGATCATTTTCGAGAACTTCAATTTGCTGCAGCATCAACATGTGCGCAGCACCACCCTGGAGTGGGAGCGCTTCACCACCGGCAACACCCACACGGCCTGGGTGATCAGCCGTCAAGTTGAGATCAATGCTCCCCGCCTAGGCATCGATCTCTCGAAAGCCCGTGTCGCTGTGGTGGGGGCCACCGGCGATATCGGCAGTGCCGTTTGCCGGTGGCTGTCTCAACGCACGGGCGTGGCAGAGCTGCTGCTTGTGGCGCGGCAGCCGCAGCCCCTCCTCGACCTGCAGAACGAGTTGGGTGGCGGTCGCATCCTTTCCCTTGACCAAGCCCTCCCCGAAGCGGATGTGGTCGTCTGGGTGGCAAGCATGCCCAGGACGCTGGAAATCGATGCCGCCAGCCTGCGTCAGCCCTGCCTGATGATCGACGGCGGCTATCCCAAAAACCTGGATGCCCGGATCGCCGGATCCGGCGTGCATGTGCTCAAAGGCGGCATTGTTGAATTCGGTAGTGATATTGGTTGGAACATGATGGAGCTGGCGGAAATGGAGAAACCGCAGCGTCAGATGTTTGCCTGCTTTGCAGAGGCGATGTTGCTCGAATTTGAGTCTTGCCACACCAATTTCAGCTGGGGGAGAAACAACATCACCCTCGAGAAAATGGATTTCATTGGTGAGGCATCGCGTCGACACGGCTTCTCCACCCTCAACCTCAGTGCTCCTGTTCAGGTCGCCGCTGCCTGA
- a CDS encoding aldehyde oxygenase (deformylating), producing the protein MPTLETSEVAVLENSMDAGSQLPDFTSEAYKDAYSRINAIVIEGEQEAHDNYIALGTLIPEQKDELARLARMEMKHMKGFTSCGRNLGVEADLPFAKEFFAPLHGNFQTALQEGKVVTCLLIQALLIEAFAISAYHIYIPVADPFARKITEGVVKDEYTHLNYGQEWLKANFEASKVELMEANKANLPLIRSMLEQVAADAAVLQMEKEDLIEDFLIAYQEALGEIGFSSRDIARMAAAALAV; encoded by the coding sequence ATGCCGACCCTTGAGACGTCTGAGGTCGCCGTTCTCGAAAATTCAATGGATGCAGGCTCCCAGCTGCCTGATTTCACCAGCGAGGCTTACAAGGATGCCTACAGCCGCATCAATGCGATCGTGATCGAGGGTGAGCAGGAAGCGCACGACAACTACATCGCCCTCGGCACGCTGATCCCTGAGCAGAAGGATGAGCTGGCCCGTCTCGCCCGGATGGAGATGAAGCACATGAAGGGATTCACCTCCTGTGGCCGCAATCTTGGCGTTGAGGCAGACCTTCCCTTTGCCAAGGAATTCTTCGCGCCCCTGCACGGGAACTTCCAGACGGCTCTCCAAGAGGGCAAGGTGGTGACCTGCCTGTTGATTCAGGCGCTGCTGATTGAAGCGTTCGCCATTTCCGCCTATCACATCTATATCCCGGTGGCGGATCCCTTCGCTCGCAAGATCACCGAAGGCGTGGTGAAGGATGAGTACACCCACCTCAATTACGGCCAGGAATGGCTGAAGGCCAATTTCGAGGCCAGCAAGGTTGAGCTGATGGAGGCCAACAAGGCCAACCTGCCCCTGATCCGCTCCATGCTGGAGCAGGTGGCAGCCGACGCCGCTGTGCTGCAGATGGAAAAGGAAGATCTGATCGAAGATTTCCTGATCGCTTACCAAGAGGCCCTCGGCGAGATCGGTTTCAGCTCCCGTGACATTGCCCGCATGGCCGCGGCTGCCCTCGCGGTCTGA
- a CDS encoding creatininase family protein produces the protein MPKPQRRLDRLAWPEVRTGLLREGATVVWPFGACEQHGPQLPLATDALFAERILAAVLERLPDALPVWSLPVQAIGFSPEHLGFPGTLSLSAELLMRLVEEVGCQLADAGAQRLVMLNAHGGQIALLQTAARSLRASRPALAVLPCFLWAGVDGIGDLIPAPELQTGLHAGLAETSLMLQLAPDLVGSERPVDGEHQRLDAAVTPPAGWSLEGDAPWAWMSRDLSDSGVIGDSRGASRSLGEALEAALVDHWCDRLERLLASDWPPRPEAPGSVPRW, from the coding sequence ATGCCCAAGCCGCAACGGCGCCTGGACCGTCTCGCCTGGCCGGAGGTGCGCACCGGCTTGCTTCGGGAGGGGGCCACGGTGGTCTGGCCCTTCGGTGCCTGCGAACAACATGGCCCCCAGTTGCCGCTGGCCACTGATGCCCTGTTCGCGGAGCGGATCCTCGCGGCGGTCCTGGAACGCCTGCCGGATGCGCTTCCGGTCTGGTCGTTGCCGGTGCAGGCGATCGGTTTCTCCCCGGAGCACCTCGGCTTCCCCGGCACCCTCTCCCTGTCGGCAGAACTGTTGATGCGTCTCGTTGAAGAGGTGGGGTGCCAGCTGGCCGATGCCGGTGCGCAACGTCTGGTGATGCTGAATGCCCATGGTGGGCAGATCGCCCTGCTACAGACAGCGGCCCGTAGCCTGCGGGCCAGCCGGCCGGCCCTGGCTGTGCTGCCTTGCTTTCTCTGGGCCGGTGTCGACGGCATCGGGGATCTGATTCCCGCTCCGGAATTACAGACCGGTCTCCATGCCGGCCTGGCAGAAACCAGCCTGATGCTGCAGTTGGCTCCGGATCTGGTCGGTTCCGAGCGCCCCGTGGATGGGGAGCATCAGCGCCTCGACGCTGCCGTGACGCCACCGGCTGGCTGGAGCCTGGAGGGCGATGCTCCCTGGGCCTGGATGAGCCGCGATCTCAGTGACAGCGGCGTGATCGGTGACAGCCGAGGCGCGTCCAGGTCGCTGGGGGAAGCCCTGGAGGCTGCCCTGGTGGACCACTGGTGCGATCGCCTCGAACGGCTGCTGGCGAGTGACTGGCCGCCCCGCCCTGAAGCTCCGGGCTCCGTCCCGAGGTGGTGA
- a CDS encoding S1 RNA-binding domain-containing protein, which produces MAGSGSPQPKQPKPPAAAAPRKPQLVMHISKKEEQDRLRREAEDARAAAVAAEKRALELEQAAQAAGVVPASGPSRPVAPSRPGSPVNTDESRFDTAELEGLSMADLLGPADQQRRAGSASRQESPRDESISRSVDDFDFDEDAFLAALDANEPVGTTGEVVTGTVIGLESDGVYVDIGGKAPGFMPKSECGLGVITNLKERFPKGLEVEVLVTREQNADGMVTISCRALALRKSWDKVKELEKQGKVVQVKISGFNRGGVTCDLEGLRGFIPRSHLQDGENHEALVGKTLGVAFLEVNADTRKLVLSEKRAATAARFAELEVGQLVEGTVVAVKPYGFFVDLGGISGLLHQSMITGGSMRSLREVFDQGDAVKALITELDPGRGRIALNTALLEGQPGELLIEKDTVMAEAADRANRARNVLRQQEQSAG; this is translated from the coding sequence ATGGCCGGATCCGGCAGTCCGCAGCCCAAGCAGCCGAAGCCACCCGCTGCGGCTGCTCCGCGCAAGCCCCAGCTGGTGATGCACATCAGCAAGAAAGAGGAGCAGGATCGCCTACGCCGCGAGGCGGAGGATGCCCGAGCTGCGGCCGTTGCAGCCGAAAAGCGAGCCCTGGAGCTCGAGCAGGCGGCCCAGGCGGCCGGTGTGGTGCCGGCAAGCGGGCCGAGCCGGCCCGTGGCGCCGAGCCGGCCGGGCAGCCCTGTTAACACGGACGAAAGCCGTTTCGACACCGCGGAGCTCGAGGGCCTCTCGATGGCGGATCTGCTCGGCCCCGCAGACCAGCAGAGACGTGCGGGAAGCGCGTCCCGGCAGGAGTCACCACGGGATGAATCGATCAGCCGCAGCGTTGACGATTTCGACTTCGATGAAGATGCCTTCCTCGCGGCACTCGATGCCAACGAACCGGTGGGAACCACCGGTGAAGTGGTCACCGGAACGGTGATCGGCCTCGAGAGCGACGGTGTGTATGTGGATATCGGCGGCAAAGCGCCGGGGTTCATGCCCAAGAGCGAATGCGGCCTGGGGGTGATCACCAATCTCAAGGAGCGTTTCCCCAAGGGCCTGGAGGTGGAAGTGCTCGTGACACGCGAGCAGAACGCGGATGGCATGGTCACGATCAGCTGCCGCGCCCTCGCCCTGCGCAAGAGCTGGGACAAGGTGAAGGAGCTGGAGAAACAGGGCAAGGTGGTTCAGGTGAAGATCAGCGGTTTCAACCGCGGCGGTGTCACCTGTGACTTGGAGGGCCTGCGCGGTTTCATTCCCCGGTCCCATCTGCAGGATGGGGAGAACCATGAAGCCCTGGTGGGCAAGACCCTCGGGGTGGCCTTCCTCGAAGTCAATGCCGACACCCGGAAGCTTGTGCTTTCAGAGAAGCGGGCGGCCACGGCGGCCCGCTTCGCCGAACTCGAAGTGGGCCAGTTGGTGGAAGGCACCGTGGTGGCCGTGAAGCCCTACGGCTTCTTCGTCGATCTCGGCGGCATCAGCGGCCTGTTGCACCAGTCGATGATCACCGGCGGCAGCATGCGCTCACTTCGCGAAGTCTTTGATCAAGGGGATGCCGTGAAAGCCCTGATCACCGAACTCGATCCGGGCCGCGGTCGGATCGCCCTGAACACCGCCCTGCTGGAAGGTCAACCCGGTGAGCTGTTGATCGAGAAGGACACCGTGATGGCGGAAGCCGCCGATCGGGCCAACAGGGCTCGTAACGTCCTCAGGCAGCAAGAACAATCTGCCGGATGA